CCGTCAACGCACCCCACCTCGTCGCCCTCGTCCGAACAGGAGCGACCTTCAAGAAAGGCAAACTCGTCGAACGACCCGACGACCAACCGAGTCAGCAGCAAGCTGCATGACACACCTATCCACAGGTATTGACAATTGCTCATGGAGCAGCGGCGCGTAGTGCATCAACGCGACGCGGCAGCGGCTTTCGATCCCATCTCCGTACCTCTCCTCACGGCCCCGTTCGCCGATGATCGGGGCGTCCGGATCGCCAAGCAGGATCCGCACCCGGCAGCCGCTGCCGGCCTTGCCTCGGAGCACGTCGGTGAAGCCGGGCCACTGCTCGTGCAGGAATGCGCCCGCGTAGACGAGGACACCGATCTCCCGCTCGGCCTTCTCGAACAGGGCGCGCCACAGGTCGAACGGTGCGTCGGCGCGTGTCGGGTGGACGGCGACGAGATCGGGGTGCGCACCGCGACGCCGGCGGCCCCTCTCGATCGAGGGCCATAGGTGACTCAGGTCCTCGCGGAGCACAATCGCGGCACGATGCGCCTTCGCGCGGTGCGGGGTTCGTCCGGTGCTCACCCACCGCTCGACGGTCTTGGCGTCGACTTCGACTGCCTCGGCGAGGTCCTGGTAGGTCAGGCCCACACGTACGAGCGCGGCGCGAAGCCGCTCGTTCACAGCCATAGGGACGTTTATACGCTACATAAGACGTCCTCGCGTCGTCCCGGTCCGTGGTTCAACCGTCCTTGATCCGTGGCTAAGGCTTAGCCTCGATCCGTGTAGCCGCTGAGGTGATGGCTTGGTCGCGGGCAGGTGGTGGTAGTTGCCGGTTGGGCAGGTCGTGGCTGCTGGTCTGCCCAGCTTTCCATTTGGTTCTCCGGTCGGGCCTGTGCGGCGGTGGTCAGGTCAGGCGGCTCGTGGTGGTCCGGTGGCGTGGCCGAACACGTTGTGCCAGAAGGTGTTCCAGTGATCGGCCCATGGCCAGTGGGCCGGGAGGTGCAGCATGGGGCGGCGTTGTGGTCGGGCGATCCGGGCGGGGACGGTGACGATCTGGCGGCGCAGGGTCGCGCCGCGGGCGCGTGCATGCTGGTCGCTGGTGAGGGTGCCGGCGGCGCGCAGCAGGTTGTGGGTGATCGCGGCGCAGATCGCCCACGCGCTGTTCGCGGCGAACCGGCCAGACGGCAGGTGCGCCAGCGGTCCGTCGATCAGGTCGGCGAACACGGTCTCGATGATCGCGTGGCGGCGGTGGGTGATGTCGGCCTGCGCGGTCGGCTCGACGCTGTTGGTGAAGAACGGGTGGTACCGCCAGACCGGGAACAGCTCGGCTGCCTTGGCGCGGTCGCGGACTCGGCGCACCACCAGCCGCGCGGTGACCGGGTGGCGGGTGGAGGCGAACGCGGTGAACTCGACTTCGGCGACCTCGGCGTCGGAGATCAACTCGCCGATGTCTGGGTCGACGACGGCACCGGGATAGTGCACCGGTGTCCACTCGGTCTCGGCGATGGTGCCGATCGCCCGGTTCACCGGGCGGTTCTTGGTCAGCACGACCGAGAATCGCGCCCCTGCTTTGATGCAGGCGCGCACGATGGCGTTGGTGCCATATGCCGAGTCGCCACGCACCAGGATCTGCCCGCTGGCCCCGGCGACACGGGCGACGCCGATCGCCTCGCGCACCATCGACGCCGCGCCCTTGCCGGAGCCGGCGCGCCCGGCGCGTAACCGGATCCCGGCGACCACCGGCGCACCCTCGCTCGTGCTGATCGTGGTCGCCAACGGCGACAGGCCCTTACGGAGCACCTGCCGCCCGGCGATCTTCGTGTGTCCATAGCTGGCGCCCTGCTTGGCGTGTCCGAACACCGGACGCAGCAGCGAGTCGACGTCGATGAACGCCTGTTCGGCCAAGCCGGGCAGCAGGTTACTGTGCTCGACGAGGTTCACCAGGTGCGCCCGGGCGACCGACGCCAACTGCAGGCCATGGCCGTGCGTGAACTCGCGCAGGAACTGCCCCACCGTGGCCGGCGCATACACCTGGTCGAACAGCCGCGACATGCCACCGGAACGGACCACGTCCAGATCATCGATGCAGTCCGCACCCGCGGCCATCCCCGCGACGACCGAGGTGAGCTTGCCCGCCGGGTTCACCGCCGCCGACTTCACCCTCGTCGCCCTGATCGCAACCCTGTCCGAGACCAGCTCCGACAGGCCCGCCCGCTCGGCCAGCGCCATCACCGGCACCAACCCCGCGCACGACACCAGACGCTCGTCATCGAAGATCGGCGTGCCATGTGACCACCCATGCGATAGTTTCACCATCAGTGCCTTCTGGATCGGGCCGGATCAGGACATCAACACTCCAGATTCTCCCGACCCAGAAGGCACTTCCTCCATCACCGCGCCGAACGATCAGCTACTCGGTCCGTCAAGTCGGCCTGGGGCGCGGTGCCGGGGTTGCTCCCGGCCCGTTTCCCCAGGCCGCTCGCCGAACCCGGCGTGCGTGTCTCCACGCACCGGGCTCTCCACGGATATTGTCGTTATGCGGGAGTCAAGGCCCACGGCGATGGGATGTTGTTGCTGCGCCAGCGATAGCGGGTCACGGGGACCGCTTCGAGGTTGAACAACGTGGTCCCATTGGCGGACAGCGGTTTCCATGTCCCTTGCGGGGTGGTGAACCGGCGTCGGAAGTCCTTCCATCCCCACCGGTGCAAGGTCCGCAGCCAGCAGGTCACCCGCCACCAGACGAAGTGGGCCAGCCGACCGAAGGTGTGCTTGCACACGGCATGCCGGAAATAGTTGGACCAACCGCGGATGACCTGGCCAAGCCGGGTCAGGACGGTCCCTGGGTCCTGCTGTGACGTCCTGTTCGTCAGTGCACGGATCTTCGCCTTCAACGACCGGATGGGCCGGTCAGCGATGAAGGTGTAGACGTGCCAGGTGTTCGTGCCTGGTTTGCGGCGCCACTGGATGCGGAACCCCAAAAACTCGAACCCCTCGGCCAGGTTCACCACCCGGGTTTTCTCCTCCGAAAAGGACAGTCCCATGGTGGCCAGCACGGCCGCGACATCTTCGCGCAGGTCATGAACATCGTCCTCGGTGCCATGCACGAGTACGGCGAAGTCGTCTGCGTACCTTACGATCCGCCAAGTCGGCAGGCCCTTGGAACGACGCCATGCACGCCGTGAACTGGTGGACATTGTCCCGCCCGGTTGCCACGGCCGGTGAACATGCTCATCGAGCACGCTCAGGGCGATGTTGGCCATCAACGGCGACAGAATCCCGCCCTGCGAGGTGCCGGTGTGGGTGTCCTGAAACCGACCGGACTCGGTCATGATCCCGGCCTTCAGAAACGCCTTCACCAACGCCACGACGCGTTTGTCCTTGACCCGTGCCCGCACCCGATCCAAAAGAGCGGAGTGTGAGATCTGGTCAAAACACGCCTCGATGTCCGCGTCCAGCACCCACTGATAGCCGTGGGTGCCGAACTGGTGTATCTCAGCGATCGCGTCCTGAGCCCGCCGGTTCGGCCGGAACCCATAGGAGACCGGCACGAAGTCGGCCTCAAAGATCGGCTCCAGCACCAGCTTAAGCGCAGCCTGGACCACCCTGTCGGCGATGGTGGGGATGCCCAAACTTCTCAGTTTCCCCGACCCGCCGCGCTTAAGGATCATCCGCTGACGCACCGGCACCGGACGAAACGATCCGTCCTTGATCGATGCGCGCAGATCGTCCAGGAACCCCGGGACACCGATGCTCTGCTCCACGGCGGCGGCAGTGAGACCGTCGACCCCGGGAGTGTTCGCACCGGTATTGCCGGCGACCCGAGCGAACGCCATCAGCAGCGTCGCCGGGTCGTGCACAAAGTTGAACAGGTCGTCGAACCGGCGACCGGGATCGGCCACCGCCCAACGGTGAAGCTTGGTCTGCATACCCGATACCCTGTTCCAAGGTTCACGCCCTGGAGCAGGATCGCCAGGATTCCCTGGCGCGTCTTTCGGCATCGCAGTGTCCTTCCCTTCTCATACCCACTGCCGCCCTTCCCCATGTGACCGGCTCTCCCGGCCTCGGAGTACTACGACGGCTCCGCCCCTTCCCGACCCGATCGGTCGACGGTGGACCCAGCCCGTCCGACCCGCGCTGGCAGCACGGACGGCAGGCAGCATCGGGAAGGTTCCCGTGTTCACTGCTGCTCGCTCGACGAAGGAGGAGCCCAGTTGTGCCCCTGCGGCATCGCCACGGCTAACCCGCAGCACTTCACCGTGGCCTCCCGGCAGCCATCCACAAGACCACCCAGGAGTTCCCCACCGACCAGACCTTCGGTCCGACCAACAGGTGCGCACCGCACCCGGCCCATATCCACCAGATTTGAGCCGGCAAGCCTTTAAGGGACGTAGAAACTGGTTCCTGTCCGTACTCCTCTCCATCACGCTCGCCGGACCCGCACCATCTGGCAGTGCTGACACGTCCCGGCTTTGTCAGGGCTGCTCCCACCCACCCCGGCACCTCCCGGAGCAGGCTGCCCTCAGCTTCACCGCCCTGCTGCGACAGGGTCAGCGGCGAAGGCCTCTCACCTCCTACACAAAACAGCAGCGCCTCACGGCGCACACGGATCGAGGCTTAGGCATGCGACGCGATCTGGTGTGGGAGTGATGAGGATGCACGCGATGGACGATCTGGCTACCGACGACGACCTCGATGCCCAGCAGCTCGCGGCGATGCAGTCTCTCGACGAGGCCCGTCGCGCCGATGAGGTTACGGCATCCGACGCCGTGGTGATCGAGCGAAAGATCCGCATCGGACGAGTCGCCGGAGCGCGTAAGCGCCTTACGGCGGCAAGGCGCCGCACCTGAACCGGTAGGTCAGCCTCGGGGATGACCGGCCCACCGTAGGGCCGCGGGCGAGGCGGTCCCGGCGGGGGAGTGCCGCAGCGGAACGAACGGGTCGCGGCGATGCTGCAGTGGCTCGTCAGGGCACCGGCAACGCCGCGGCGGTGCTCGGTGACGAGATGCTCGCTGTGGCGCATGATTGGTGCAGACCAGGGCGGTCGGCGGGAAGACGTGCGGTGTCGGGCGTGTGGCCGGCCGTGCACGGAGGCGGAGTACTTCCTGGCGGTGAAGCGGCGGCTCGAAGAGAAGGCGGGGACGGCGTCGTGACCGAGCTCGTGGAGTTCTTGCTGGCCCGTGGGCCCGATGACGGCCTGCCGAATTGGGTCGGTGAAGTCGGTGGGCTCGTGGGTACCGGTCTCAGCCTCGTCGCGATCATCATCTCCCTGCTTGTTCGCCACGACAACAGACGCCACACGGAAGAAGCACCAGCAAGGCAGCGGTTGCAGGCCCGGCTCGACGACGTCACGAGGGAGATGGCGGATCTGGTTCCAGCGGTGCAGGCAGCGGGAAGACTCCTCCAGGAGGAGGACGATTTCGCGGCGGCGGTAACGGGGCTTCGTGAGTCCGCAATGACGATCCGGCGATGCGTGGGGGCAATGAGGGAGTTGACCATCCCCCCTCTCAGCCCTCAATTAGAGTCTCTCGGCGCTGCGACGGTTGATCGGGGCCCGGACGGTGAGCCCAGCGTCGCGGACGGGCTGGTCTCCGCCGCTGCGTGGATGGAGCGTGTGGTCAGGTTGCGCAGGGACGTCGAGGACGGCTCGGGCGGCACAGCCAAGGTCCGTGACCTCATGCAGGCGAGTCGAGGCTTGGAGACGACATCACGTCACTTGGGTGTGAAGGTTGGCCGGGCCGAAGAAGCGGCCCTTGTCGTCAGTGACAGTGTCCGGCAGCTCGAGTCACGCGGAATGGGGAAGCTCCCTTGACCGGTTGACCTGCAGCCCGCATGATCCGCGACAGACGGGCAGCACCATTGATGCACAGCCGCATCCGTCGCTTCGTACGATCGTTCACCACCGACTGACAGACCCGAAGCGGCAGGAGGTCGAATGGGTACCGCGGCGCTGGTAATCGCGATCTTGAGCCTCGTCATCGCCGTGTTCTCGTTGGGCTGGCAGGTCGCCGCCTGGCTCCTGGAAACCGGACGCGTCCGGGTGAAGTTGCAGCACGGCGTGGTCGGATGGAATGGGATCGTCGTCGGCGACGTCCACCGGGACGGTCGCCCTCGCGACCTAGCCCCTCTACGCAGTCAGGGCGCCGAGGGCCCCGAGATTCTTGCCATCAAGGTCACGAACGTCGGCCGAAGCCATGTGACCGTCACTCGGTACGGAACCCGAGCGCCCAAGTCCAAGAACGAACTCGTGCCAGTAGCGGACGTGATGGGACCGTCGTTGCCGCACCGCTTGGAACCAGGCGAGAGCGAGACGTGGTGGATGAACATGGACGGGGTGCGCGCACTCGTCCACGCATCTAAGGTCCTCGCGCCACGCGAACGGAGGGTGGACATGTTCGTCGAGACCGGCTTGGGCAGAACGCTCTACACGTCGCGTCGTATCGTGATCAAGTGACCGGAACGACGGCCAGGCTGGGTGTCGATGCGTACGTGCTGGCGGCGTTCCTGTGGCCGGACGAGCAGCCCGAAGTCGGGGCGGCGCGGATCCGGCAGTGGGCACAGCGCGGACACGTCGAGGTCGTGGACTACGCGAGGGCCGGGCGGACGCGGCGGGCGCTGTTCGATCCGGCGGCGGTGGCTCGACACGCCGCCCAGAACCGCACTGCTTGACGATCATGAAACGGGCTGTCACAGTGCGCGTGGATCAGTGCGCCCCGAATCTGGGCACTAGTCCCGTCGTTTGAGCATATACAGGATCACGGCGTACAACAGCCCCAGGCTTCCGTACACAACCGCTGTCTCGAAGACGTCGATGACGCCGTGTACTGAGAGTGCCGCGGTTATGAACGGCGTGGCCAGCAGGAGCCACAGAACTGTCTCCTCGATGGGATCGATCCGGCGCTCGCGCTCACCGTCCGCCTCGTCCCCCGATATCGTGGGGTCCTCGACAACGCGTTCCTGCAGCAGTGGCTCACTCGCGGCCGTCAGCTGGTCGACAAGCTCCTGTACCGCGGTCCCGGTTTCAGGGTCGGACAGCACGTCCTCAGCGACTTCGTTGAGCAGGTCGACGTCGACGTCCTGCACCAGGGCTTCCAGATCCTCCGCGACATCATCGGCATGGTCTGCGAGTGTCGAGAGTGTGCTGGGGTCCTCGCGCAGCGCGGTCCCGATCGTGCGGAGGGCGTTCACCCGGTACGTGGTGCTGAAGACGGAGAGCGCCGTGCCGCTGGAGAGCACCTGGTCGCGGTTGTAGGCGGACATCGCGGTGGAGATGCGGTCCAGTCCAGCGGCGCGCACGGCCATCGAGCTCGTGATCGCCGCAGCGTGTCGCCCGATCGCCGTGATATCTCGGAACTGCGACTCGAAGATCTTCGTGCTGAACGCCTTGTGCGCCATGCCGGCAGAGGCAATGTTGGTCGCCGCGAGGGCTTTGACCTCGGGCATGACGGGGCCGACGATGTGGGACCACTTCGCCAGGTCGAAACCCGACGACTTGTATAACCTCGTCGCGTCGATCCCGAGCATCCGCGCGTATGAATGCCGCCATGGCGCGATGTCGCGTGCGAACTTGCTCGCGATGTCCGCGCCGATCCTCTGGCTGCTTCGGGTCACGTCAGCCGACCACGTGTCGTTCGTCGCCGAAGTCCGCGACGACCCGGAGCCGGCCGCCGAGGGCCTGAACGTATGACTGGATCGTCGCGATCTCCGACCGGCTGAGCTGCCCTCGCTCGATCTGCGACACGCGGCGCTGCGATACGCCCATCTGCTCGGCGACGTCAGTTTGTGTGAGGCCCTGCCGGTTGCGGAGCTCGGCGAGCCGGTGCAGACGGACCTCGGCGAGCATGCGGTCACGCTCGGCGGCGACGGCGTCCTCGTCGACGTCGAGTTCGGCGCGGATCTCGTCCCAGCTGCGAGTGGTCATCGTGTCCTCCTCAGGTGCTCGTCGTAGCGGTCGTCGGCGATGGGGACGTTCTTGCGGTACCAGCGGTCCCAGTTCCCGGCCTTGTCGCCTGCGACGAGCAGGACACCTTGGCGGTGTGGGTCGAATGCGAACAGGATCCGCATCTGGGATCGCCCTCCGCTGCCTGGTCGTAGCTCCTTCATGTTGTGGTGGCGGCTCGTGGTGACGCGGTCGGCGAGCGGGCGGCCGAGCTGCGGGCCCTCGATGCGGAGGACCTCGATCGCAGCGACGACTTGGACGCGCGTCTCGGGGTCGAGGCCGACGAGCCACTGCTCGACTTCCTTGACCGCGAGAACCGTCCACATGATCAGATTCTAGAACGTATGCGTAGTAGTAGTCAAGCATTCTTAGAGTCTGATGCAGAACGCCCGGGGCATCGATCACAACTCCACCCAGGAGACCCCCGTGCCGATCACTGACGTCGACATCCTCTACAAGCTGTTAGCTCTGTGGCGAGATCGGGTGCGGCCATGCTGGCTCGTTCTCGTAATCGAAGTCTGCCGAGAATCTGCCATCGCTCGTGAATCGCAGCCTCGCGGTTAGCCACCCTCCCTTACCCGGTCGGTAGGTGCGTTCGCGGAGCGTCTCCAGCAGGTCATCGAGTTCGAAGCCAGGACTACCGACAGACTCCGCGCGAGCTAAGGCGGACAGCTGGTTACGCGGTAGCGTCGGTGGACGTGAGTTGCTCACACCATGCTCACGGACGCACCAGCACCTATGCGGATC
This DNA window, taken from Streptosporangiales bacterium, encodes the following:
- a CDS encoding IS1380 family transposase, producing MKLSHGWSHGTPIFDDERLVSCAGLVPVMALAERAGLSELVSDRVAIRATRVKSAAVNPAGKLTSVVAGMAAGADCIDDLDVVRSGGMSRLFDQVYAPATVGQFLREFTHGHGLQLASVARAHLVNLVEHSNLLPGLAEQAFIDVDSLLRPVFGHAKQGASYGHTKIAGRQVLRKGLSPLATTISTSEGAPVVAGIRLRAGRAGSGKGAASMVREAIGVARVAGASGQILVRGDSAYGTNAIVRACIKAGARFSVVLTKNRPVNRAIGTIAETEWTPVHYPGAVVDPDIGELISDAEVAEVEFTAFASTRHPVTARLVVRRVRDRAKAAELFPVWRYHPFFTNSVEPTAQADITHRRHAIIETVFADLIDGPLAHLPSGRFAANSAWAICAAITHNLLRAAGTLTSDQHARARGATLRRQIVTVPARIARPQRRPMLHLPAHWPWADHWNTFWHNVFGHATGPPRAA
- the ltrA gene encoding group II intron reverse transcriptase/maturase; translation: MPKDAPGNPGDPAPGREPWNRVSGMQTKLHRWAVADPGRRFDDLFNFVHDPATLLMAFARVAGNTGANTPGVDGLTAAAVEQSIGVPGFLDDLRASIKDGSFRPVPVRQRMILKRGGSGKLRSLGIPTIADRVVQAALKLVLEPIFEADFVPVSYGFRPNRRAQDAIAEIHQFGTHGYQWVLDADIEACFDQISHSALLDRVRARVKDKRVVALVKAFLKAGIMTESGRFQDTHTGTSQGGILSPLMANIALSVLDEHVHRPWQPGGTMSTSSRRAWRRSKGLPTWRIVRYADDFAVLVHGTEDDVHDLREDVAAVLATMGLSFSEEKTRVVNLAEGFEFLGFRIQWRRKPGTNTWHVYTFIADRPIRSLKAKIRALTNRTSQQDPGTVLTRLGQVIRGWSNYFRHAVCKHTFGRLAHFVWWRVTCWLRTLHRWGWKDFRRRFTTPQGTWKPLSANGTTLFNLEAVPVTRYRWRSNNIPSPWALTPA
- a CDS encoding phosphoribosylamine--glycine ligase, with protein sequence MGTAALVIAILSLVIAVFSLGWQVAAWLLETGRVRVKLQHGVVGWNGIVVGDVHRDGRPRDLAPLRSQGAEGPEILAIKVTNVGRSHVTVTRYGTRAPKSKNELVPVADVMGPSLPHRLEPGESETWWMNMDGVRALVHASKVLAPRERRVDMFVETGLGRTLYTSRRIVIK
- a CDS encoding helix-turn-helix domain-containing protein, whose amino-acid sequence is MTTRSWDEIRAELDVDEDAVAAERDRMLAEVRLHRLAELRNRQGLTQTDVAEQMGVSQRRVSQIERGQLSRSEIATIQSYVQALGGRLRVVADFGDERHVVG
- a CDS encoding diaminopimelate decarboxylase; protein product: MWTVLAVKEVEQWLVGLDPETRVQVVAAIEVLRIEGPQLGRPLADRVTTSRHHNMKELRPGSGGRSQMRILFAFDPHRQGVLLVAGDKAGNWDRWYRKNVPIADDRYDEHLRRTR